A single genomic interval of Prochlorococcus marinus XMU1406 harbors:
- a CDS encoding FAD-binding protein, whose protein sequence is MKNNNLLEVPNINSKDAKLKKLIYDVDDSLFNEDNYSNEKFEHLCVCSGGTTSSCAKNGFTTLDLRKNHSKIHLDRKTNLVTIGGGVIMGDLVNHLQKHNRSFPIGLSKLPGAGYILTGGVSPLSRAYGLAIDNIESIKGFLGNGTFISLKKNQINPEEQLIWEAIKGAAPFFSIITEIELKTIQSNPIKVIEGFVNPNELSEIIKLSEEFPKNISLQWIYAQKIYIYIFAELKNNLEDKTTEEYLMLLDKFPALEKQFYENFNKINFFPKELNLYELNANNHSEVISLLGEDLKNDIPILIKCLNEIMDNKPNNSCYIASQQLGCKTKKLNNGSSFFVHRKSTWKPWIYASWKKNDLQEKEVALEWIYKSWSKLKRFYPNIHLAQLHNHLNSHEEEVTLAFGTRMNELKTLKNIFDPQGILPPL, encoded by the coding sequence GTGAAAAATAATAATTTGCTTGAAGTTCCAAATATAAACTCAAAGGATGCAAAATTAAAGAAATTAATTTATGACGTTGATGACTCCTTATTTAATGAGGATAATTATTCTAATGAAAAATTCGAGCACCTTTGCGTATGTAGTGGAGGTACAACCTCTAGCTGTGCAAAAAATGGTTTTACAACTCTTGATCTAAGAAAAAATCACAGCAAAATTCACCTAGATAGAAAAACCAATTTAGTAACAATTGGAGGTGGAGTAATAATGGGGGATCTAGTAAATCATTTACAAAAACATAATCGAAGTTTTCCAATCGGACTGTCTAAACTTCCTGGAGCAGGCTATATACTTACTGGTGGAGTAAGCCCGCTAAGTAGAGCCTACGGATTAGCCATTGATAATATTGAATCAATAAAAGGTTTCTTAGGAAATGGCACATTTATCTCTTTAAAAAAAAATCAAATAAATCCAGAAGAACAATTGATTTGGGAAGCAATTAAAGGTGCAGCACCCTTCTTCTCCATTATTACCGAAATAGAACTTAAGACTATCCAATCTAATCCAATAAAGGTTATTGAAGGATTTGTAAATCCAAATGAACTTTCAGAAATAATAAAACTATCAGAGGAATTTCCAAAAAATATTAGTCTTCAATGGATTTACGCCCAAAAAATTTATATATATATTTTTGCTGAACTCAAAAATAATTTAGAGGATAAAACAACTGAAGAATACTTAATGCTTCTAGATAAATTCCCTGCTCTAGAAAAACAATTTTATGAGAACTTTAACAAAATTAATTTTTTTCCAAAGGAATTGAATTTATATGAGCTGAATGCAAATAACCATTCTGAGGTAATTAGTCTTCTTGGAGAAGATTTAAAAAATGATATCCCAATTTTAATAAAATGTTTGAATGAAATAATGGATAATAAACCTAATAATTCCTGTTATATTGCTTCTCAACAATTAGGTTGCAAAACTAAAAAGTTAAATAATGGCTCAAGCTTTTTTGTTCATAGAAAAAGTACTTGGAAACCATGGATATATGCATCATGGAAAAAGAATGATCTTCAAGAAAAAGAAGTAGCTCTAGAGTGGATATATAAATCATGGAGCAAGCTAAAAAGGTTTTATCCCAATATTCACTTAGCTCAATTGCATAATCATTTGAATTCTCATGAAGAAGAAGTTACTTTAGCCTTTGGAACTAGAATGAATGAATTAAAAACTTTAAAGAATATTTTTGACCCACAAGGTATTTTGCCTCCTTTATGA
- a CDS encoding SulP family inorganic anion transporter has product MSNFSRYLSKNWLDDPKSNILSGLVVAFAMIPEAIAFSGIAGVDPKVGLFGAFCLSITIAIVGGRRGMITSATGSTALLMTGLVAYGESQAPGLGVPYLIAAGILTGIFQILWGYLRLAYQMRFVPTGVLSGFVNALALLIFQAQLPQLGIGIKESKGLVEQTISQYPINSQIPVVWILVILGLVIIYGLPKITKVVPSQLIAIVVITLISIFFNLDVPTVSDLGKLPDGLPSISLPFGSIENGKVPFSLETLGIILPTSLAISLVGLMETFLTQDILDDVTDTSSNKNKEARGQGIANIVASLFGGMAGCALVGQSVMNTENGGKSRLSTLSSGISLLIMIILLKSWIGAIPMAALVAIMITIATSTADINGLKNIRKIPKSDTAVMLMTFAVTMLTKPHNLALGVIAGVALAAILFSRKVAKVITVSRAKENNLTTYKVKGQLFFVSKIYFLQGFDIHEHPENIVIDMSLAHIWDQSGVVALEQIIRKFQNGGSKVEIVGLNKESLNLFERLGGMESAH; this is encoded by the coding sequence ATGTCAAATTTCTCAAGATATTTATCTAAAAATTGGTTAGATGATCCAAAGTCAAATATTCTCTCTGGCTTAGTTGTTGCTTTTGCAATGATCCCAGAAGCAATTGCTTTTTCAGGTATAGCTGGTGTAGATCCTAAAGTTGGCCTTTTTGGTGCATTTTGCTTATCCATAACAATTGCGATTGTTGGAGGAAGAAGGGGGATGATCACTTCAGCCACAGGTTCAACAGCTCTTTTAATGACTGGACTTGTTGCTTACGGAGAATCACAAGCTCCTGGATTAGGAGTCCCATATCTTATTGCAGCTGGAATATTAACTGGAATATTCCAAATTCTTTGGGGATATTTAAGACTTGCCTACCAAATGCGATTCGTGCCAACAGGGGTATTAAGTGGATTTGTAAATGCACTGGCACTTTTAATATTTCAAGCACAACTACCTCAGTTAGGAATAGGTATTAAAGAATCAAAAGGATTAGTTGAACAAACTATAAGTCAATATCCAATTAACTCTCAAATTCCAGTAGTTTGGATTCTTGTAATCCTAGGATTAGTAATTATCTATGGGCTTCCAAAAATCACAAAAGTAGTCCCATCTCAACTTATAGCAATTGTAGTAATTACTCTTATAAGCATATTCTTTAATCTAGATGTCCCAACAGTTAGCGATTTGGGTAAATTACCTGATGGATTACCAAGTATTTCTCTTCCTTTTGGATCAATAGAAAATGGGAAAGTACCTTTTAGTCTTGAAACATTAGGGATAATTTTACCGACTTCACTTGCAATATCTCTCGTGGGTTTAATGGAAACCTTTTTAACTCAAGATATTTTAGACGATGTAACTGATACAAGTTCTAATAAAAATAAAGAGGCAAGAGGACAGGGAATCGCAAATATTGTGGCATCCTTATTTGGAGGAATGGCAGGATGTGCCTTAGTTGGGCAATCTGTTATGAATACTGAAAATGGTGGTAAATCTAGATTATCAACCCTCTCCTCAGGGATATCTCTATTAATTATGATTATCCTCTTGAAGTCTTGGATTGGAGCAATCCCTATGGCTGCTTTAGTAGCAATCATGATAACGATCGCAACAAGTACAGCAGATATAAATGGATTAAAAAATATTAGAAAGATACCTAAAAGCGATACTGCAGTAATGCTTATGACTTTTGCAGTTACAATGCTTACAAAACCTCATAATCTTGCACTTGGAGTTATTGCAGGAGTTGCATTAGCTGCAATTCTTTTCAGCAGAAAAGTCGCAAAAGTTATAACTGTCTCAAGAGCTAAAGAAAATAATTTGACTACCTACAAAGTAAAAGGACAATTATTTTTTGTAAGTAAAATTTATTTTTTACAAGGGTTTGATATTCATGAACATCCTGAAAATATTGTAATTGATATGTCTTTAGCTCATATTTGGGATCAAAGTGGCGTTGTTGCTCTTGAGCAAATTATTAGAAAATTCCAGAATGGTGGTTCTAAAGTTGAAATTGTAGGATTAAATAAAGAAAGTCTTAACTTATTTGAAAGACTAGGTGGTATGGAAAGCGCTCATTAA
- a CDS encoding DUF2811 domain-containing protein: MDKICQSNLTEKKLLECSSNKVSLETELSETLYNTMKDFVLSNPTWDQYKLINSALASFLIQNGCTDNSVSEIYLNQLFTPSKSF, from the coding sequence ATGGACAAAATCTGCCAATCAAATTTAACTGAAAAAAAACTCCTAGAGTGCTCTTCAAATAAAGTCTCATTAGAAACAGAGCTTTCAGAAACTCTCTACAACACTATGAAAGATTTTGTATTAAGTAACCCAACTTGGGATCAATATAAGCTTATAAATTCTGCATTAGCTTCTTTTCTGATTCAAAACGGATGTACTGATAATTCTGTCTCAGAGATTTATTTAAATCAACTATTTACTCCTTCTAAATCTTTTTAA
- a CDS encoding sirohydrochlorin chelatase has product MILDNLDSKLNNQVAILICGHGSRNKLAITEFQELTNFIQKRYPNFLVEYGFLEFAKPSLVDALDKLRDLSIKKVIAIPAMLFAAGHVKNDIPSLLMNYSSKTGIEIIYGRELGINNLMISAACERVKDVFKQNNTLKPEESLLVVVGRGSSDPDANSNVSKITRMIVEGIGLGWGETVFSGVTFPLVEPGLKNVVRLGYKNIIIFPYFLFSGVLVTRIKRQSDLVAINNPKISFIHAKYLSSQSYVVDTFVERIEEILNDEDKNFMNCSTCKYRSNLFGFEKEVGMVQESHHDHVEGLGISCDLCDPECNGACEIQKQIPTHNQEKSNSGEGNYLEHEHVEVHQDEHNHHHHHHSIYPNSNHPLGPVTLRLLN; this is encoded by the coding sequence TTGATTTTGGATAATTTGGATTCAAAGTTAAATAATCAAGTCGCGATACTTATCTGTGGACACGGGAGTAGAAATAAACTAGCCATTACTGAATTTCAAGAATTAACTAATTTCATCCAAAAAAGATATCCAAACTTTTTAGTTGAATATGGCTTCTTGGAATTCGCTAAACCTTCACTTGTTGATGCTCTAGACAAGTTAAGAGATCTGTCTATAAAAAAAGTAATTGCAATACCCGCAATGCTTTTCGCTGCTGGCCATGTAAAAAACGATATACCTAGCTTGCTTATGAATTATTCAAGTAAAACAGGTATTGAAATAATTTATGGAAGAGAGTTAGGTATTAATAATTTAATGATTAGTGCAGCTTGTGAAAGAGTTAAAGATGTATTTAAACAAAATAATACTCTCAAACCTGAAGAATCATTATTAGTTGTTGTTGGTAGAGGTTCTTCTGACCCAGATGCGAATTCCAATGTTTCAAAAATTACGAGAATGATCGTAGAGGGTATTGGTTTAGGGTGGGGGGAAACAGTTTTTTCTGGAGTAACTTTCCCTCTTGTTGAACCTGGCTTAAAAAATGTTGTGAGACTTGGTTATAAAAATATCATTATTTTCCCTTATTTTCTTTTCTCAGGCGTCCTTGTCACAAGAATAAAAAGGCAAAGTGATTTAGTTGCGATTAATAATCCTAAGATTTCATTTATACATGCAAAATATCTTTCATCACAGTCTTATGTGGTCGATACTTTTGTAGAAAGGATTGAAGAGATTCTTAATGACGAAGATAAGAATTTTATGAATTGTTCAACTTGTAAATATAGATCAAATTTATTTGGCTTTGAAAAAGAAGTTGGAATGGTACAAGAAAGTCATCATGACCATGTAGAGGGCTTGGGTATCAGCTGTGATTTATGTGATCCTGAATGTAATGGTGCTTGTGAAATACAAAAGCAAATCCCAACTCATAACCAAGAAAAATCAAACTCAGGTGAAGGTAATTACTTAGAACATGAACATGTGGAGGTTCATCAAGATGAACATAACCACCATCACCATCACCATAGTATTTATCCAAATTCAAATCACCCCTTGGGACCTGTCACGCTTCGCTTGTTAAATTAA
- a CDS encoding pentapeptide repeat-containing protein: MRFIILTFLIIVLILPSRSFAALDYGKQSLVGADFSGSDLKGATFYLTDLQDANLSDCELQNATLYGAKLKDTNLSNSNLREVTLDSAVLDGTDLSNTNLEDSFAYSTQFENVKIQGADFTNVFLPKDIIRKFCESATGTNPITNRETRETLECDYI, translated from the coding sequence ATGAGATTTATAATTTTAACTTTTTTAATAATTGTTTTAATCCTCCCTTCTAGAAGCTTCGCTGCGTTGGATTATGGTAAACAATCCTTGGTAGGGGCTGATTTTTCTGGATCTGATTTAAAAGGAGCAACTTTCTATTTGACTGATTTACAAGACGCAAATTTATCAGATTGTGAGCTCCAAAATGCGACTCTTTATGGAGCAAAATTAAAAGATACTAATTTAAGTAACTCTAACTTGAGAGAAGTAACTTTAGACTCAGCTGTTTTAGATGGAACAGATTTATCAAATACTAACTTGGAGGATTCATTTGCTTATAGTACCCAGTTTGAAAATGTAAAAATACAAGGTGCTGACTTCACAAATGTTTTTTTGCCAAAAGATATTATTAGGAAATTTTGTGAAAGTGCCACTGGAACTAATCCAATCACAAATAGAGAAACCAGAGAAACTTTAGAGTGCGATTACATTTAA
- a CDS encoding GMC oxidoreductase codes for MDISPYDAIVVGSGATGGIAALTLAEKGIKVLVIEAGPQVKRHEASNHEPKSTLKRLSGVLTKKHAKQCQHPGYWKNNPDLYSNELKHPYDFPKKKPFLWTQGKQYGGRSLTWGGITLRLSSEDFHPAKNDRFGPNWPISYDDLSPHYDFIENFCGIYGRKDDIKEVPNGKFIGEIPLTENENIFGCKVQAKLNYPFIQSRGFNCNSSVKDKKWPKSSSVGSSLKKALDTGNVQIISNHLVESFEINKITELASKLTIVNLENGHKEVLDCDLILLCASTISTLRILLNSENKSNSLGFTDNSGKLGKYLMDHISICRFFSVSKTKNSDKQLFDPPDLSGAGSFFIPFGSNLPKIEGINFHRGYGIWGAIDRLGIPKFLQKDKHSSIGFLIAHGEVLPREKNSVSLSKKTDEWGIPIPYIEFEWSENELNMAKHMEKTIRKSIKAADGEIKNIDELINIPFGSLLTKNLIALSDSTPPPGYYIHEVGGAPMGSNEENSVVDKFNRLWRCKNVLVLDGACWPTSSWQSPTLTMMALCRRACLNIKKI; via the coding sequence TTGGATATAAGTCCTTATGATGCAATTGTAGTTGGTTCTGGAGCTACAGGAGGAATAGCAGCACTAACATTGGCAGAAAAAGGGATCAAAGTTTTAGTAATAGAAGCAGGGCCTCAAGTTAAAAGGCATGAAGCTAGTAATCATGAGCCAAAAAGTACATTAAAAAGATTATCAGGAGTTTTAACAAAAAAACATGCCAAACAATGTCAACATCCTGGTTATTGGAAGAATAATCCTGACTTATATTCAAATGAATTGAAGCATCCTTATGACTTCCCAAAAAAAAAGCCATTTCTTTGGACCCAAGGTAAACAATATGGGGGAAGATCATTAACGTGGGGAGGCATAACATTAAGACTTTCCTCAGAAGATTTTCATCCAGCTAAAAATGACAGATTCGGACCAAACTGGCCTATTTCATACGATGATCTATCACCTCACTATGATTTCATTGAAAATTTCTGTGGAATCTATGGACGAAAAGATGACATTAAAGAAGTTCCAAACGGGAAATTTATTGGAGAAATCCCTCTTACAGAAAACGAAAATATTTTTGGCTGCAAAGTTCAAGCAAAATTAAACTATCCATTTATCCAATCAAGAGGATTTAACTGTAATTCATCAGTAAAAGATAAAAAATGGCCTAAATCCTCTAGTGTAGGAAGCTCTTTAAAAAAAGCTTTAGATACTGGAAATGTGCAAATAATCTCTAATCACTTAGTGGAGTCTTTTGAAATTAACAAGATAACAGAGCTTGCCTCAAAACTAACGATCGTAAACCTAGAAAATGGACACAAAGAAGTATTAGATTGTGATTTAATTCTTCTTTGCGCATCAACAATTTCTACGCTGAGAATACTACTTAACTCAGAAAATAAATCAAATTCCTTAGGGTTTACAGATAATTCTGGGAAATTAGGTAAATACCTCATGGATCACATATCTATCTGTAGATTTTTTTCAGTCTCAAAAACAAAAAACTCAGATAAACAATTATTTGACCCTCCCGATCTTTCTGGAGCAGGCAGCTTCTTTATTCCATTTGGTTCAAATTTACCAAAAATTGAAGGTATAAATTTCCATAGAGGGTATGGAATATGGGGAGCAATTGATAGATTAGGGATACCTAAATTTCTGCAAAAAGATAAACACTCATCCATTGGCTTTCTTATCGCTCATGGTGAGGTCCTTCCCAGAGAGAAAAACTCAGTTTCTCTCTCAAAAAAAACAGATGAATGGGGGATACCAATTCCCTACATTGAATTCGAATGGAGCGAGAATGAGTTAAATATGGCAAAACATATGGAAAAAACAATCCGAAAATCAATAAAAGCTGCAGATGGAGAAATAAAAAATATTGATGAACTAATAAATATCCCATTTGGTAGTTTACTTACAAAAAACTTGATAGCACTTTCAGATAGTACCCCTCCCCCAGGTTATTACATACATGAAGTAGGAGGCGCACCAATGGGATCTAATGAAGAAAATAGCGTAGTTGATAAATTTAATAGATTATGGAGATGCAAGAATGTACTTGTGCTAGATGGAGCTTGCTGGCCAACTTCATCTTGGCAAAGCCCAACACTTACGATGATGGCTTTGTGCAGGAGAGCATGCCTAAATATTAAAAAGATTTAG
- a CDS encoding O-acetylhomoserine aminocarboxypropyltransferase/cysteine synthase family protein encodes MSNQKFETLQLHAGQVPDPTTNSRAVPIYQTSSYVFDNAEHGANLFGLKEFGNIYTRLMNPTTDVFEKRMAALEGGMAALATSSGQAAQFLAIVNCMTAGDNFISTSFLYGGTYNQFKVQFPRLGIEVKFADGDSIDSFRNKIDDKTKAIYVESMGNPRFNIPDFEGLSALAKENGIPLIVDNTLGAGGALIRPIDFGANVVVESATKWIGGHGTSIGGVIIDAGTFDWGNGKFPLMSEPSAAYHGLVHWDAFGFGSDICKSLGVPDNRNIAFALRARLECLRDWGSAQSPFNSFLLLQGLETLSLRIERQTSNALELAKWLNSNSNVSSVNYPGLESDPYYSSAKKYTTGRGMGCMLMFSLNGGYENAVKFIDSLKLASHLANVGDSKTLVIHPASTTHQQLSEEEQLSAGVTPTMVRVSVGIEHIDDIKADFEQALSQIT; translated from the coding sequence TTGAGCAACCAAAAGTTCGAGACACTTCAGTTACATGCAGGCCAAGTTCCTGATCCAACTACAAATTCTAGAGCAGTACCCATTTATCAAACTAGTTCCTATGTCTTTGATAATGCAGAGCATGGAGCGAATCTTTTTGGATTAAAAGAATTTGGAAATATTTATACTCGACTTATGAACCCCACTACAGATGTCTTCGAAAAAAGAATGGCAGCTTTGGAGGGAGGAATGGCAGCACTTGCAACATCCTCAGGACAAGCTGCTCAATTCTTGGCAATCGTAAACTGCATGACAGCAGGGGATAATTTTATCTCTACATCTTTTCTATATGGTGGGACCTACAATCAATTTAAAGTACAATTTCCAAGATTAGGAATAGAAGTTAAATTTGCAGATGGTGATAGTATCGATAGTTTTCGAAATAAAATTGATGATAAAACCAAAGCAATATATGTCGAATCAATGGGAAATCCTCGTTTCAACATTCCAGATTTTGAGGGACTTTCTGCTTTGGCGAAGGAAAACGGAATTCCTTTAATAGTTGATAATACCCTTGGTGCTGGTGGTGCATTAATAAGACCAATTGATTTTGGAGCCAATGTTGTTGTAGAAAGTGCAACGAAATGGATCGGTGGACATGGAACAAGTATCGGAGGGGTTATTATTGATGCCGGAACCTTTGATTGGGGAAATGGTAAATTCCCACTAATGAGTGAACCAAGCGCTGCTTATCATGGGCTCGTTCATTGGGACGCTTTTGGTTTCGGTAGTGATATCTGTAAATCTTTGGGAGTACCTGATAATAGAAATATAGCTTTTGCGTTAAGAGCAAGACTTGAATGCCTGAGAGACTGGGGATCAGCTCAAAGTCCTTTTAATTCGTTTTTGTTATTGCAGGGTCTGGAAACTCTAAGTTTAAGAATAGAAAGACAAACTTCTAATGCTCTTGAATTAGCAAAATGGTTGAATTCTAATTCTAATGTAAGTAGTGTTAATTACCCAGGCCTAGAATCTGATCCATATTACTCAAGTGCCAAAAAATATACTACTGGAAGGGGAATGGGTTGCATGCTTATGTTCTCTCTTAATGGGGGTTATGAAAATGCAGTAAAATTTATTGATTCCTTAAAATTAGCGAGCCACCTTGCAAACGTTGGGGATTCAAAAACTTTAGTAATTCATCCGGCTTCAACAACTCATCAACAATTATCTGAAGAAGAACAATTATCTGCAGGAGTTACTCCCACGATGGTAAGAGTTTCTGTAGGAATTGAGCATATTGATGATATAAAAGCAGATTTCGAACAAGCACTTTCACAAATCACATAG
- a CDS encoding homoserine O-succinyltransferase has product MALIIPSNYHKISDVEKNHISWIEPELAKRQDIRPLRIGILNIMPLGKQYEFNLLHPLGLSPLQIEPVWIKLETHSYKTWDLNHLNNLYITWEEANNPEPIDGIIITGAPIEHLAFEDVKYWDEFVKIVNEARNSCASTLGLCWAGFALAYLAGVDKQVFDRKLFGVFPLKSLVPGHPLMGTQDDEFICPQSRFAGLPDLEMEKAQKEGKLNLLAYGENVGYTIFESNDQKQLMHLGHPEYTVHRIISEIERDKEKGDVPPPKNFDPNSSKTAWRSHRNLLFQQWLWFCYQQVSLN; this is encoded by the coding sequence TTGGCTTTAATAATTCCTAGTAATTATCACAAGATTAGTGATGTTGAGAAAAATCATATATCTTGGATCGAACCAGAATTGGCAAAAAGACAGGATATACGTCCTCTCAGGATTGGTATTTTGAATATCATGCCTCTTGGCAAGCAGTATGAATTTAACTTACTACATCCACTTGGTTTATCTCCTCTTCAAATTGAGCCAGTTTGGATAAAGCTTGAAACTCACTCTTATAAAACATGGGATCTTAATCATCTAAATAATTTATACATAACTTGGGAAGAGGCAAATAATCCAGAACCGATAGATGGAATCATTATTACTGGAGCACCTATTGAGCACTTAGCCTTTGAGGATGTTAAGTATTGGGATGAATTTGTGAAAATTGTTAATGAAGCCAGAAATTCTTGTGCTAGTACTCTTGGATTATGTTGGGCAGGCTTTGCGCTGGCTTATTTGGCAGGGGTTGATAAGCAAGTTTTTGATAGGAAATTATTTGGGGTATTCCCTTTAAAAAGTCTTGTTCCTGGACACCCTTTGATGGGTACACAAGATGATGAATTTATATGTCCTCAAAGTAGATTTGCGGGATTACCAGATTTGGAAATGGAGAAGGCCCAAAAAGAAGGTAAATTGAATTTGTTGGCTTATGGAGAAAACGTCGGGTATACAATATTTGAATCTAATGATCAAAAACAACTTATGCATTTAGGTCATCCTGAATATACGGTGCATAGAATTATTAGTGAAATTGAACGAGACAAAGAAAAGGGAGATGTTCCTCCTCCTAAAAATTTTGATCCAAATAGTTCAAAAACCGCTTGGAGATCTCATAGGAATTTGCTTTTTCAGCAATGGCTTTGGTTTTGTTATCAACAAGTTAGTCTTAATTAA
- the stpA gene encoding glucosylglycerol 3-phosphatase, whose product MEYKASDLKAQKKLISSKNILIIQDIDGVCIPLVKDPMTRKLESKYIYAVKEFADEFFVLTCGEHEGPRGVNRIIERSLKSTTEPKNKELYLRGLAACGVEYQDNKGEISFEGVSEKELNFLSKVPSLIRPKFNFIVKNIFPELSQEDINFHAVKSICETRFSPTINFNSLFDLVHKDSDKRVLIQISFEKMMNEIILKAESEGLKNSFFLHISPNLGNKNGRETIKLSTQDDIGSTDIQLLIKGAVKDSGVLFLLNKFIADKTGKAPFGRNFNFRNSPNSVTEKIDLCKRTIQKEDMPLIIGVGDTVTSKKNNDEKSYLRGGSDRSFLELIQILGNEFGINNKIIFVDSSSGEVERPSTKKTGLIGISDVYDNLKFDMVFKNGPKEYISWFIELASKRSNFKKNS is encoded by the coding sequence ATGGAATATAAGGCAAGTGATTTAAAGGCACAAAAAAAATTAATTTCTTCTAAAAATATCTTAATTATTCAAGATATTGATGGGGTTTGTATCCCTTTAGTTAAAGATCCAATGACTAGAAAGTTAGAATCAAAATATATCTATGCAGTAAAAGAATTTGCCGATGAATTCTTTGTATTAACTTGCGGGGAACATGAAGGTCCAAGAGGGGTTAACAGAATAATAGAAAGGAGTTTAAAAAGCACTACTGAGCCTAAAAACAAAGAACTATATTTAAGAGGTTTAGCAGCCTGTGGAGTAGAGTATCAAGACAACAAAGGTGAAATAAGTTTTGAAGGAGTCTCAGAAAAAGAACTAAATTTTTTATCTAAAGTACCTAGTTTAATAAGACCAAAATTTAATTTTATTGTTAAGAATATTTTTCCTGAACTTAGCCAAGAAGATATCAATTTTCACGCAGTAAAATCAATATGTGAAACACGATTCTCGCCAACGATTAATTTCAATAGTCTATTTGATTTAGTTCACAAAGATTCTGATAAAAGAGTGCTTATTCAAATTAGTTTTGAAAAAATGATGAATGAAATCATCTTAAAAGCTGAATCCGAAGGACTCAAAAACTCATTCTTCCTTCATATTTCACCAAATTTAGGTAATAAGAATGGTAGAGAAACAATTAAACTTTCTACTCAAGATGATATCGGATCAACAGATATACAATTACTTATTAAAGGAGCAGTTAAAGATTCAGGAGTTTTATTTCTTTTAAATAAATTTATTGCGGATAAAACTGGTAAAGCTCCTTTTGGAAGAAATTTTAATTTTAGAAACTCTCCAAATTCTGTCACGGAAAAAATTGATTTATGCAAAAGAACTATTCAAAAAGAAGATATGCCTTTGATTATAGGAGTTGGTGACACAGTTACATCAAAAAAAAATAATGATGAAAAAAGTTATTTAAGAGGAGGAAGTGACAGGTCTTTCCTAGAATTAATACAAATATTAGGTAATGAATTTGGGATTAATAATAAAATAATTTTTGTAGATAGTAGTTCTGGCGAAGTTGAAAGACCCTCTACAAAAAAAACTGGTTTGATAGGGATCAGTGATGTTTATGACAACTTAAAGTTTGACATGGTTTTTAAAAATGGTCCCAAAGAATACATAAGTTGGTTTATTGAACTTGCTAGTAAAAGATCAAACTTTAAAAAAAATAGTTGA